gggagggaaagggggaaaaagcaaCCAGCGGCAGCAAGTGATTGGCTGAAAGCCGCACCCTACTTCGTCCGAGTCCCGCGCGGGGCTGGCTAATTTTAATAATTCGGGAAGGGGCGATGGCGGCAACAGCACCCCCGGGCGTACCCAAGGGCCCTTTGGCCGTCCACGTCGCCATTTGCAGGGTCTCTTCGCACAACAAATTGTTTGATGGCCTAACCTTCCGGAAGCACAGCTTTTATCACCCAATCACCGTTTCCACAACCCTGGTGAGGGCAAATGCGACCTGACACCGCACATCTGTGATGGTTCTCTTTATAGCGACCTGGCGAACCCTAGCTTCGCCGCAACGGGCATTTCCAGAGAAAATTAGGCCTCGGCACCGCAATGGCGCACGCCGGACGATGTGGGCTAGAGCAGGGGCGGTGACTTTGTCCATCGCCCCAACGGTTTACGCAACGTTTTCACAACCTCGTTTACCCACCACCCCTTAAAGCCCTATCGGCATTGCTTcccacaccaaaaaaaaggaggcgaCCACGCTTGATGTGCAGCCGCCACCCTCTCCGACAGCGGGCCCTGACCCCAGTCCCGCACCGTAttcctcgttttttttagtttccaATCTCAGCTTCGCGTTGCACACTGGAACTTCAGAGTCCGCAGCCAGCGGTATCGGGTACGGCCCCTGCCCCACATTTCCGCCGTCCCCGCGGGACCATTCCGGCAGCGGCGATCGACGCATACCCCTGAAGACCCCGATGTGTCCTCATTTCGTGGCGCAACATGTGGAGATGGCAGCGTCAAGAAAGAAGCGAGCGGAGCCAACGCACATCCCAGCCGCTTGCTTTCCGGCTGCGCTGCCATCTCCACACTCAAGACGAGCCTTCCAAGGGGGTGACGTGCCGTTTCTGTACCACCATCGGCCTCGGGTTGTTCGGCGGGCACGGGTCGGCAAGGGGCCATTCCCGGGTTCACATGGAGCCGACCTTGCGCTTGTGGTCACTGCATGGAGGGGGATTTTATGGGTTGTGGTCGCCCCCTTTGGATGCCCCTGCCACCTGGAGAACATCACTGAACACGGTGACCGCCGGTCCGGGCGGCGTCAGCCTGACGGAATAGCGGTCCTTTTCTCTgtggcggcggtggtggagcTCGTGACTCAAGCCTGGGCATGCCTTTGTTTGGTGGCGTGCGCGGAGTCACTTAGGTGGGCGGTGGACGATTGCTCCCTTTTTTCGCACTATCGCGGCCGGTCTAAATGGTAGGGACCGCCCGTATAGTATATCACGCGAATGTGGTGTGTTTGCAATCCTTTGAGCATGTCAACGATGCGAGAGGTGCACCGTTACTCCGTATGGAGAAAAAATGTAGTGGCACGTAGCGAAGCCACCACCGAGTGATACGGTAGGCAACGATCATGGGTTCGTCGGAGGGAGTGTCCCGGTCGTTGACGGTGTTGTTTTCGATGCGCTGCGACGTTTTCAAGGCTAATTCGTTGCGAGCGGTTAATATCCCGTGTACCCGGTAACCAATGCTGGTGTGCCGTCAAGAAGGTGGCAATACCCATCCATCCGGTCGCAGCAGGTTTGTTTTACTGTTCCCCCATCCAATTTGTTGTTGATCGGTTTGAATACCGCCTCGTCGCAACGCGCACGCGGGTTCAGACGTCGATACGCCACCTGAAAGCTAACCCCCTAACGCCACAGTGGTACTGGTGCATCTCTAACCCGCAACGTTGCAAGTGACGCTGGAGCGCTGTACCGCAGAGCTGAACCAATGGGTTGCGCTGCGGATGCACTCTACGTCCGTACGTCGTTGCTAGTGCAAGTATTTGCATAGCATTCGTCAACTTACCTATGGCGCGACTACTTATATCCATCAACGCTGAAGTGATGTATATTCGCGGTTACCGGCGGGTTGTATCTACTGCAAGCGGTTTTGAAGGTTTGTACCGCGATCCTTCTATCTTCAGTACCCCAATGTGGGTTATATTTCtcatttctttgtttattctGTTCTGAATGCAACAAGTTATTGCAAAACAAATGCGTATATTgtatttttgtcatttcgtttttcttaATCCTTGCTTCGGGGGTACCAGTGTCTTATCGCACGTTTCTCTCTATGTAACGGGCGCACGTAACACTTATGAGCGGCATTTAACAGCGGGAAAATTTGGCTCCCGTGGTATTGCAAACCTCAAAAGAAACTGGCTGCTAACTTACCGGTATCTGCACACTTTATCCTCTTCGTCTACTTGAAATCTCTCTGCATACTGCATTTACATTGGTAGGCAGCACTTTTATCATACCAGCAAGAACACTCCTGATTTACAACTTAGTTTTTTAAATGCTTCAACCAGAGTGTCAACCGGGGTTTTGCTTCGATTCGGTTGCGGTGGATGGGAAGACGAACGTTGTAGTTAACGTCTGTGGGCATGAATCAGTCGGTAAAGCACTGACAAAAAGCATGGACGTCGCACCCACAAGCTATTTAGATGAATATGGAGTAGATAATCTTATTGTTCCAATATCTGTTAGGCCTCCATTGAAATGCGAAGAGGGTAGGTGTGATTTTGTTATCGACGTCGTTGTCCATCCGTCACTGACTGAGCGCTGTGTGAAGGGACACCGACTTTTTGAACATTATATAACCAGGCTAACAACCCTCGCTATTGAATGGATCTTGCAGGAGTGTGGAGTAAGACTAAATGCACGGGACTGTAAGCTTATTAAAGGGACGAAATACTATAGTTGCACAAAACGGGACGTCAAGCAAATGATTTCAGAGATGATGAGATCAATGGATACACATTTGAAGAACGAGTCAACAAAGACAGAGTCAGAATCGGATTTGCTAGGGGACAAACTTAAGGTAGACACCAATAGAAAGGATGTGGAGAATAGCCGATCACCCCTTGTTACAGAAATGCCTGCAAGTAGTGGAATTCAGAAAGGTTTCCTTAGCAAGGCCAGGCTATATGGAGACAAGGGAAGTGGTGAGTGTAACGAATCGCAATCCGATCCACTTCTTCATCTCCCTGAGAACCTTAGAAAGAAATGTCAAATTGTTGATCTTCGGCAAAGTAGTTGCACGCCACAAGAACCGGGAAAGGCCGGTCTAATCTCCAAATGTGATGAAGTGCTCAAAAATACTCCTACTATCCCTACAAAGCCACTCCACGAATGGAAGGTTACTTCTTTGAGTTGCGATGAAACGGTGGTTGTTGTACGACTACATCCACCGCCGGGCGTAACATCAATGAAGTCGGTAAACCTGGAGGTAACGCCGGGCACTATAGAAATTGACGAAACTGTTGTTAACCTACCGAAATCCATACGCGTGGGTGAAGTATCGGCGAAATTTTTGAAATCTTCGAGCAGCTTAATTCTGACGTGTCCGATAGCTTAGCATGTGAATTGCTCTGGTCGAAAAGCAGGAGAAATGTGGCCAAGTTTTATGGAGGATTTTTAACACGTTCAGCATCGCGACGCAATTCATTCAGCTCTGTTGCATTTAGTTTtactgtgtgtgtatttcaGTAGCCAACTTTTTGTGGCAAGGAGCAATTGAAGTAGTTTAAATCTTCCATATTTCTTACTTCTGTTCTCACATGTACAGTGTCTTATGAGTGTGCGAAATATTTCCGAAGGGTACCATATTTAGTGAGTTTAAGGAAATATGGACATACCACAAGAACTGGCTTGTCCTACGGAAGATCGACGTTTATACGTTGTCCGGGGGCAAACATTTGAAGTTGGCCGTTCTCATAAACTCGTGAAATTTATTGGATCCGGGTCGTACGGGTCTGTGTGCTCGGCTGTTGATGAAGATAGCGGCGAACGTGTCGCTATCAAAAGAATACAACGCGTATTCTCAGACTTAAAGGAAGGCAAGCGTATATTGAGGGAAATGGATATTCTTACATCGCTACATCACGCCAACCTCGTACGCCTAAGGCAGTTTATTCGCCCAGTACGGAAAGACGATTTTTCTGATATATACATAGTGATGGACCTTTACGACACGGATCTTCACCGGATCATCCGAAGTCGACAAAGTCTTACAAACGAACATTATCAGTACCTAATGATTCAGGCGTTTCGTGGGCTTTTCTACTTGCACACCGCAAAAGTTATACACCGTGACTTAAAACCAAGTAATTTATTAGTTAACGCTGATTGTACTCTGGCTATCTGTGACTTCGGGCTTGCTCGTGATGATCAATGTACGCATACCTCTGCGCTCACCGAATATGTTGTAACTAGGTGGTATCGACCACCTGAAGTGTTAGGCATGGGATCCCATCGATATACAAACGCAGTGGATGTCTGGAGCCTAGGGCTCATCTTTGCTGAATTGATGGTTGGTAAGACGCTTTTGCCTGGCTCTGATTACATTCATCAATTGATAATGATTGTCCATCTCCTAGGGACCCCCGCTTCGGAGGATATGGAATTTCTTAGCGAGGAAGCAAAGAACTTTCTTCTTGCACAGCCTTTTCAGGAGGCTCGACCGTTTACAGAACTCTTTCCCGCTGCTACTCCTGAGGCGGCTGATCTACTTTCAAAGCTGCTAGTATTCCATCCTGACAAGCGGCTTACGGCAAAGGAGGTGATTGAACATGCGTATTTTGCTAAGTTTAGGAACCCTGCGGCGGAGACAGGTGCTAAAGAGCCGTATGTTTGGCGACACAATGAGGGACTCACACTTGAGGGCCTTCGTGAGGAAATGTGGCGTATTATTTTGGCACATTCTCCCGGTCCAAAGGGTGACTAGGGTTGTATTTTCCTCATCCACTCAACGTTAGTCAATACattttaaataaaatatgCACGAGATTTTGTCGGTAATGGGGCGAGGTCTGTGATGGCCTCGTTAGCGTCGACGTTCAGTATTTATGATATCAATGCTTACGGTGCTCACCGAACAGATAATTGTCCCTTTGCACCCTCTCAAGTGTGACATAATAGGGCGATGAAGCATGACTTTCCAAAGCGTCCGCGGGAGCCTGCACCCAGCGATTGCTGTGGCAGCGGGTGTACAAGATGTGTATGGGATGTGTATTTCGACGAAATGATGAAATACGAAGAACGCATGCAAAACACCGTAATTAAAGACGAGTTTGCAGATGGTGATGTTAAAGGGGGATGTGATAGTTcatctgatgatgatgataatgatgatagtgatggtgatggtgttTCATCGAATTATGTGGGCTCTGTTGTGGTCAAGTATATTGACATTCCCAACGACGAAGGCCGCTGCGTAACGGCAGCGACCTCGATATCGACCATACTCGGCCGTTTTTCTGATGTTGTTGACGTTCATGCAGTCGCGAGCAGCTCCCGTGGCGATTCCGGTGCTCACTCCCCCGTCGGGAACCAAGACATACATGTGCTTGATGTAGTTTTGGGTGAAACTGATGGATTCGAAAAGCTAAAATTACCATTGTTACCGCTACCGGGGGATGTTGTTGAGATTTTTCGCCCCAATGATTACAGTGTGGGAAATTGTGAACAAAACGGAGAGGTAGAAAAATTATGCGATCGCTTGGGTGTGTCTCCCAACCAGTGGTGTGAACTCTATCGGTCTCCGTTTGTGCCACCAGGCCACTTTCCCCCGTGGCTTCCGTTACAACAACCCGTTCAGATCCGTACCCTTTTGGCCTATTTTGTGGACATCGGGAGTTGCAGCTACATTTTGCGCCCAACGTTTCTCCAGACGCTATTCCGTGTCGCGACGTCTGTTAAGGGTGTTCTCCCAGATTCTTTGACACCTGAGAGTCGTGATATGCTGGAGTTGCTAAAGGTGTGTGGATCGAGTGAGGTGGCGCCACTGATATACAAGGCCACCGTAGGTGGAAATGCTACGCCATGTTTTCCACGGCTGATTGACGTTTTAAATGTGTTCTCATTCGTAAATTTTCCGCTTGCGCGTTTGCTCGAGGTCAGTGGACCGTTGCGGGCGAGAAAGTTCAGCGTAGCTAACTACACACTAAGTGAAACCGCTGACAGACAAGGGGGATCGTGCCTGGGCTCTGTGCAACTCTGTTTGCGTGGTGTCGACGTCGCCAAAACTGAAAGCGCCGTTGAGAAGGAATGCACCAGTGAACCTGCTCACATCTTTGCGGGTCTGCTGCGTGGCGCCGCGTTACGGCGTTGTacggaaggaggaaatggtGGGAACCACTTCACTGGGCACGTCTCAAACCCGTTGTGTTACTTTCATTCTCGTCAACATGCGCTTCGTTTGTATGTTGGCACTAAGCTGTTTGGTATGTCCTCGTTTGCGAAGAACTTGAATAGGGCTATCACCCCTGTTCGTCTGTCCACAGGACTGTCTCCAGTCCCAACGATGTTGCCATGGGTGATACTTGTGGGTGCGGGTACTGGAATTGCGCCCTTGATGAGTGCAGTGAACGAACTCGTGCGTCGCCGTGCTGATGGTTCGGCCGTTGAGCGTTGCAGTACTAAATGCTGGGTGGTGTATGGCGCAAGAAACTTCTCGGAACTCGTGTACCATGAGCAGCTACAAGAGGCGCTGAGGCTAGGTGCAATCTCCCGGTACGAAGTAGCCCTTTCACGATCGACTGCAGGTGAACACCCAAGATACGTCACGGATGTGCTGGAGTCGCATGCTGAGTTTATACGTTCTGAGCTTCTCGAAAGGAGCGGATGGATGTTTGCTTGTGGACCATTGAGTGCTATGCGGTCGCTGAGGGAACGAATGACCGCAAAAATTTTGCGCGCCGCGGACGACGACGAGAGTGTATCTGAACAACGCATTCGCTACTTGGAGGGCACAGAGCATCTTGTATTTGATATTTGGGGTTCGGTTGGCCTCTTCAGCTGAGCGGtgcgtattttttttccccccagaAAGGTAAGCAATCATAGCTCTATTTGTTTGTTgcattgtttatttgtttgttttccctt
This region of Trypanosoma brucei gambiense DAL972 chromosome 10, complete sequence genomic DNA includes:
- a CDS encoding T. brucei spp.-specific protein codes for the protein MAASRKKRAEPTHIPAACFPAALPSPHSRRAFQGGDVPFLYHHRPRVVRRARVGKGPFPGSHGADLALVVTAWRGILWVVVAPFGCPCHLENITEHGDRRSGRRQPDGIAVLFSVAAVVELVTQAWACLCLVACAESLRWAVDDCSLFSHYRGRSKW
- a CDS encoding mitogen-activated protein kinase, putative; amino-acid sequence: MDIPQELACPTEDRRLYVVRGQTFEVGRSHKLVKFIGSGSYGSVCSAVDEDSGERVAIKRIQRVFSDLKEGKRILREMDILTSLHHANLVRLRQFIRPVRKDDFSDIYIVMDLYDTDLHRIIRSRQSLTNEHYQYLMIQAFRGLFYLHTAKVIHRDLKPSNLLVNADCTLAICDFGLARDDQCTHTSALTEYVVTRWYRPPEVLGMGSHRYTNAVDVWSLGLIFAELMVGKTLLPGSDYIHQLIMIVHLLGTPASEDMEFLSEEAKNFLLAQPFQEARPFTELFPAATPEAADLLSKLLVFHPDKRLTAKEVIEHAYFAKFRNPAAETGAKEPYVWRHNEGLTLEGLREEMWRIILAHSPGPKGD
- a CDS encoding oxidoreductase-protein, putative, translated to MKHDFPKRPREPAPSDCCGSGCTRCVWDVYFDEMMKYEERMQNTVIKDEFADGDVKGGCDSSSDDDDNDDSDGDGVSSNYVGSVVVKYIDIPNDEGRCVTAATSISTILGRFSDVVDVHAVASSSRGDSGAHSPVGNQDIHVLDVVLGETDGFEKLKLPLLPLPGDVVEIFRPNDYSVGNCEQNGEVEKLCDRLGVSPNQWCELYRSPFVPPGHFPPWLPLQQPVQIRTLLAYFVDIGSCSYILRPTFLQTLFRVATSVKGVLPDSLTPESRDMLELLKVCGSSEVAPLIYKATVGGNATPCFPRLIDVLNVFSFVNFPLARLLEVSGPLRARKFSVANYTLSETADRQGGSCLGSVQLCLRGVDVAKTESAVEKECTSEPAHIFAGLLRGAALRRCTEGGNGGNHFTGHVSNPLCYFHSRQHALRLYVGTKLFGMSSFAKNLNRAITPVRLSTGLSPVPTMLPWVILVGAGTGIAPLMSAVNELVRRRADGSAVERCSTKCWVVYGARNFSELVYHEQLQEALRLGAISRYEVALSRSTAGEHPRYVTDVLESHAEFIRSELLERSGWMFACGPLSAMRSLRERMTAKILRAADDDESVSEQRIRYLEGTEHLVFDIWGSVGLFS